A genomic stretch from Vibrio neptunius includes:
- a CDS encoding M4 family metallopeptidase — MRNANLLMLFPMAFASQAANVVDYSQVDLSQVLNPPTARAFSAPNQPLAYQDASRVKAGPQTLLRKQQLHYGVPVYGQSLVAQVSAQGTVTPVDGSVLTDIDADIGSTLPMLNAKQAIELAKGNSQGFASQAIRDPNAELMIWQDEQDIARLVYKVDFIQMSGMGPSRPITLVDAKSGDVLDRWEGIAFIEAEGPGGNRKSGRYYFGPKTQYGGFEVNQYCQMDSPNVITLNMNNQQYGGQVHQFDCNVNNYRSVNGAYAPMNDAHYFGQRVFDMYMDWLNTRPIRQKLTMRVHYGSNYGNAFWDGRQMTFGDGNQSMYPLATWDVIAHEVSHGFTEQNSGLEYRGMSGGMNESFSDVAAAALSQYVHGSFNWKMGEHVMKYSDAMRYFIQPSKDGVSIDHINQYYNGIDVHHSSGVFNKAFYHLATSSNWDIKKAFIAYATANQLYWRPNSDFQQGAEGVCKAANELGYDTSAVNHAFAQVGIQVTQCSAGQPDPEPTPNPDIVSLQLNTPSAIQSAGNDVQHFVLKNAPSEDIWVQTYNGYGNVDMYVAINRPASLSDHDCASTNRDNNEYCGFSGVENADVYVMVTGARSASDAYVGVSAYLEQPTPEPQDLCANLEEWSPYYYYPQGTQVQSYGNRFIATQTNWGADPYSNYWYWSFEGSCLQ; from the coding sequence ATGCGTAACGCTAATTTACTGATGCTGTTTCCAATGGCATTCGCTTCTCAAGCTGCCAACGTTGTTGACTACTCGCAAGTTGACCTTTCTCAGGTCCTCAATCCGCCAACTGCACGGGCATTTTCAGCACCTAACCAGCCTCTGGCGTATCAGGATGCCAGTCGTGTTAAAGCAGGCCCGCAAACACTACTTCGCAAACAACAACTGCATTATGGTGTACCGGTTTACGGCCAGTCTTTAGTTGCTCAGGTTTCCGCTCAAGGAACAGTGACACCAGTTGATGGCTCAGTCCTAACCGACATTGACGCCGATATTGGTTCTACCTTACCCATGCTCAACGCGAAGCAAGCGATAGAGCTGGCAAAAGGCAATAGCCAAGGTTTTGCCTCTCAAGCGATTCGCGACCCAAACGCAGAACTCATGATCTGGCAAGATGAGCAAGATATCGCTCGTTTGGTCTACAAAGTCGACTTTATTCAAATGAGTGGAATGGGCCCTTCAAGGCCGATTACGCTTGTCGATGCCAAATCTGGTGACGTGCTTGATCGATGGGAAGGGATTGCTTTCATTGAAGCCGAAGGACCGGGCGGCAATAGGAAAAGTGGCCGCTACTACTTCGGACCCAAAACCCAATATGGCGGCTTTGAAGTCAACCAATACTGCCAAATGGATAGCCCAAATGTCATCACACTCAACATGAACAATCAGCAATACGGTGGGCAAGTTCATCAGTTTGACTGTAACGTCAACAACTACCGTAGCGTAAACGGTGCCTATGCGCCGATGAATGACGCACACTACTTCGGTCAGCGCGTTTTCGATATGTACATGGATTGGCTCAACACCCGACCTATTCGCCAGAAACTGACCATGCGTGTGCACTATGGCTCCAACTACGGCAACGCGTTCTGGGATGGTCGCCAAATGACCTTTGGTGATGGTAACCAATCAATGTATCCACTGGCCACATGGGATGTGATTGCGCATGAAGTCAGCCATGGTTTTACCGAGCAGAACTCAGGGCTGGAATACCGTGGTATGTCGGGTGGGATGAATGAGTCCTTTTCTGATGTCGCTGCGGCCGCACTCAGCCAGTACGTGCACGGTAGCTTCAACTGGAAAATGGGCGAACATGTCATGAAGTACTCTGATGCCATGCGTTACTTTATTCAGCCAAGCAAAGACGGCGTCTCCATTGACCATATCAACCAGTATTACAATGGTATTGACGTCCACCATAGTTCTGGTGTCTTCAACAAGGCATTTTATCATCTTGCCACCAGCTCAAACTGGGACATCAAAAAAGCGTTTATTGCCTATGCCACAGCTAACCAGCTTTACTGGCGACCAAACTCTGATTTTCAGCAAGGTGCAGAAGGGGTCTGTAAAGCAGCTAATGAGCTGGGGTACGACACTTCGGCGGTAAACCATGCGTTCGCTCAGGTGGGGATTCAGGTGACACAATGTTCGGCTGGACAGCCAGATCCTGAACCGACACCGAATCCCGATATCGTTAGCCTACAACTCAATACGCCAAGTGCGATTCAATCAGCGGGTAATGACGTGCAACACTTCGTGCTGAAGAATGCCCCCTCTGAGGATATCTGGGTACAAACCTATAACGGTTATGGCAATGTTGATATGTATGTTGCGATAAATCGTCCTGCTTCACTGTCGGATCATGATTGTGCGTCCACCAACCGTGATAACAATGAATATTGTGGTTTCAGCGGTGTCGAGAATGCCGATGTTTATGTGATGGTCACAGGTGCACGTAGCGCTTCAGATGCTTATGTTGGCGTTAGTGCCTATCTCGAACAACCGACACCAGAACCACAGGACTTGTGTGCTAACTTAGAAGAATGGTCACCGTATTACTATTACCCACAAGGCACTCAGGTGCAGTCCTACGGGAACCGCTTTATCGCTACCCAAACCAACTGGGGCGCCGATCCTTACAGTAACTATTGGTACTGGTCATTTGAAGGCAGCTGCCTACAATAA
- a CDS encoding ricin-type beta-trefoil lectin domain protein has product MKKIITLLSISVPLTAIADNTGIDAFMTDFHANPQKVMDALPEKEGDEYQTMSAEDLERFREQMRETVMERAEPVIAPRFSANLNNDNPARLVDVGNALIRNLVELDNAAPDSKYLDVQPWSDTYWPLYSGAAAWRYSDRELYASDWQEYYDFSHTIKPLESYSNEQRHLLSPAEKYDLLVGDKNFTLTKRSWDSGKGYYESQGKVERWMGLCHGWAAAAYMLPRPEKSITVPDANGEMLKFYPSDVKALGTLLWAEAPFNTRFIGGRCNIKDPEKDENGRVIEPDCVDNNPASWHLSVLNQIGITGRSMIMDATYDYQVWNQPILGYQVKYFNPETNRSSGNPADVTIAMADYKKDKFTQYRASRAVSVVGVQMVVDYMVETNPTHRNYDKPKLDGVSRVTYYYDLEIDAQGNVIGGEWYQNRHPDFLWTPTPEAVAKSYYDGSGEWDVTQPIPQSWQDRAPKASRYTQPMTSVVSALFSAASGDEQPAEQWKQIATQGSQCLDVEGSSATPGARVYGWSCHSGDNQLWQLTAEGKMISKVAPGLCLDQQGTSITMETCSQRPNQTWRMENGQLKNSVDNALKWNSNSWLVQADVDGSQWSWK; this is encoded by the coding sequence ATGAAAAAAATCATCACCTTGTTGTCTATCTCGGTGCCTTTGACCGCTATTGCGGACAATACAGGCATAGATGCGTTTATGACGGATTTTCACGCCAATCCGCAAAAAGTCATGGATGCGTTACCAGAGAAAGAAGGAGACGAATATCAAACCATGAGCGCTGAGGATCTTGAGCGTTTCAGAGAGCAAATGCGCGAAACGGTTATGGAAAGAGCGGAGCCAGTTATTGCTCCTCGATTCTCTGCAAACCTCAACAACGACAACCCAGCTCGTTTGGTTGATGTCGGTAATGCGCTGATTCGTAATCTGGTTGAATTGGATAACGCTGCACCAGATTCGAAGTATCTGGATGTTCAGCCTTGGTCTGATACTTACTGGCCTCTGTACTCTGGTGCAGCGGCTTGGCGCTACTCTGACCGTGAACTTTATGCGTCAGATTGGCAGGAATACTACGACTTTTCACACACTATCAAACCGCTAGAGAGTTACTCGAATGAGCAGCGCCACTTGCTCTCTCCGGCAGAAAAGTATGATTTGTTGGTTGGCGATAAAAACTTTACGCTGACCAAGCGTTCGTGGGATTCAGGTAAAGGTTACTATGAGTCTCAGGGCAAAGTAGAGCGCTGGATGGGGCTTTGTCATGGCTGGGCAGCCGCGGCTTACATGCTTCCTCGTCCTGAAAAGTCGATTACAGTGCCTGATGCAAACGGAGAGATGCTCAAATTCTATCCGTCAGACGTCAAAGCTCTAGGCACACTGCTTTGGGCAGAAGCGCCGTTCAATACACGTTTTATTGGTGGTCGCTGTAATATTAAGGATCCTGAAAAAGACGAAAATGGCCGTGTTATCGAACCTGACTGTGTCGACAACAACCCGGCAAGCTGGCACTTATCCGTACTAAACCAGATCGGTATTACTGGTCGTAGCATGATTATGGATGCGACATACGATTACCAAGTATGGAACCAGCCTATTCTTGGTTATCAGGTTAAATACTTTAACCCAGAGACCAACCGTTCATCAGGCAATCCAGCCGATGTGACTATCGCGATGGCGGACTACAAAAAAGATAAGTTCACCCAGTATCGTGCATCACGTGCTGTCTCAGTCGTTGGTGTACAGATGGTAGTTGATTACATGGTAGAGACGAATCCAACTCATCGAAACTACGACAAGCCTAAGCTTGATGGTGTCTCGCGAGTGACGTATTACTACGACCTAGAAATTGACGCGCAAGGCAATGTCATCGGAGGCGAGTGGTATCAGAATCGTCATCCTGATTTCCTTTGGACACCGACCCCTGAAGCGGTAGCGAAGTCTTATTATGATGGCAGTGGTGAATGGGATGTGACTCAGCCAATTCCACAGAGCTGGCAAGACCGAGCGCCTAAAGCGTCTCGTTACACTCAACCTATGACTTCTGTGGTTTCAGCTTTGTTTAGCGCGGCTTCAGGCGACGAACAACCAGCCGAGCAATGGAAGCAAATTGCTACTCAGGGTAGCCAGTGTCTGGACGTTGAAGGAAGTTCTGCGACACCAGGAGCACGAGTGTATGGCTGGAGCTGTCACAGCGGTGATAACCAATTATGGCAGCTGACAGCTGAAGGCAAGATGATCAGCAAGGTAGCACCAGGTTTGTGTCTGGATCAGCAAGGGACAAGTATCACTATGGAAACGTGTAGCCAGCGCCCGAATCAGACATGGAGAATGGAAAATGGCCAGCTGAAAAATAGTGTTGATAACGCTTTGAAATGGAACTCCAATAGCTGGTTGGTCCAAGCTGATGTTGACGGCAGTCAGTGGTCTTGGAAATAA